The nucleotide sequence tggagctttgaccaattcaagataattaccttgagtatttagaaacatgttattattagatgatgcgtacctatatatatatatatatatatatatatttatatttaattggactcgagttttcaataaatatttgacccCAAAATTAGAAATCGATTAAATGGCTTGGATCGATGAACAtatgtttctaaataaaaatccaaatatttatcaaattagcCTTTTAGCAAACTGATGcgtacttatatatatatatgtatgtatgtatgtatgtatacaagaatattaattaatctacAATCATGCATGATTCTTGTAATAGATTGACCGTCAAATAATTGGGAGACATCacatatattcataaataatattgccgttaatataaaaatacatgttaaatgTACTTCTAACGGTATTTAGTagttagaaaaaataaaattatgacaaatttctttttaattttcaggttgttaaaaaaataggtagacgggtaaaaaaaaaagtaaacggGTACGTGGTTATAGGTAAATGGGTATACGGTTATGagtatggttaaccgtttataaatagTTATAGGTATGGGTATACCCGTTTATGTAAATATTCAATGGGTAAACAGTTATGTGGGTAAAAGCTTAAAATGTTATGGGAAAATAACCGCGGTTATCCGCCGATCATAACCGTTGCCCACCCTAGTCTCGAATTATATATACATTTCACGTACTATATATAtcagttgatatatatatatatatatacatatatattttttttttaatgaacaaacGACATTTATCGGAAAGGGGGTGAACTTAatctcataatgggctagcaataatgtggttcaaattcgtctttgacgagaatcgaacctaagacttctcacttacaactaaaaaagaataccattagatcataatactaagtggccTATATCAGTTGATGTTATATGCAACTCTTACCCAGTTAATTACGTTATGACCCTAAAATTAAAGTACAACAGGCCATGTTCACGTTAGATATCCCCTTTCATCCGGAAAGTAAAAATATGTTGCCCTAAACATCAGCCTGGCCTTCTCCAGCCATAATCCTTCGTTTCTGGATGACAATGAAAACATTCTTAGAGGATATTCGAAAGACTTCTTTTACAACTGGAGCATTTCGAGTTTCATCATGTTTTCTGGTAAACTAACATGGTTGCAGATTCTTCGCGGGAATATAAAGACATAATAATTCACAACCTTGTGTGTAGTTTTCTGGTTTTCCTACTAATGTGGCAATTAGAGTCTGTTTTGATGTAGGGGACGGACAATTGGGATCCAAGAGATCCTTCTTTGCAAAAATTTCAAGGTGCAGCAATGCCGGTACCGGACACGTTATTTCAACTAGAATCGAATCAGAATTGAGCTGGCTTGAACATGGCGTCGAAGAATTTCAACATTGTATTGATACTAGCAAATGAGGTGAGGGATACAACACGAATAATAAGTAAGGTTAAAAGCAAGAAAATAATAGAAAGAGAGCtcaaagaaggaaagaaaagcATAATTTGATCACAAGccccctccctctccctctccctgaAGCTTCCAATAAGAAACTATGCCTTTCATGAGCTAATTCCCTCTCTTTTCCTAACTTTTCTTTCCTTTACAATTCACAACACATCCAGATTGCTGCCTACCCAAGAAAGGGATTTCCTCAGCAAACAAAAAGCAACATGCGGAAATTGCAGCATTGGCTATAGTGAACATGCTCCTCCTTTTGAGCCCGAGTTCGAATCCTCCTCCCGCAGTTTAGACTAGATTAAAGCAGAATATCTTTTGtatcaaaaaaatcaaacagATCATAACTTGAGAATATATAGAAATGACAGAGGTTCACTTTCCCACTTTATAAAGTTTGAAGCTTCCCTCCGTTTTCGACCTTCTTTCGAATTTTTAACAAAACTGAGAGGCAGCTTCTTCATCAAAACATTCTTTGCTTCACCAAATAAACACAAGCACCACTTTGTTTGGTCCTTGTTTTGTTTCAGATTGCTTGTGGGTGTCACTGCCTCTAGATTCCCACAGCAGCCAAGCAAGCAAAAAGAGAATGAAGCTGCTAGTAGAAGTGGTAGATGCTCAGGATCTTATGCCCAAAGACGGCGAAGGATCAGCTAGTCCATTTGTACAAGTCGATTTTGTGAACAAGCTTAGCCGAACAAAGACTATTCCAAAAAATCTCAACCCCATTTGGAACCAGAAACTTTTCTTTGATATTGACCAAACCAAAAACTTCCATCACCAAGCCATTGAAGTCTCTGTGTTCAACGAGAGGAGTTCACCTATTCCTGGCCGAAACTTTCTTGGAAGAGTGAGAATTCCTTGCTCAAATATTGTCCAGAAAAGTGAGGAAGCTTATCAAAGATTCCAACTTGAAAACAAGTGGTTTTTCTCATCTGTCAAGGGTGAGATTGGCCTAAAAATCTATATTTCTCTAGAATCTGAACCGAAAGCTCCTCCATATTCTCCACCACAACCCATAGAAGCCTCTCCTTCCAAGTCTCAACAACAACCACCCGAAAACTCAAGTTCTAGTCCCTCTGCTTCTCCAAATACAGAAAACACAAAATTCAATAGCAAAGTATTGGCTGctcttccaaaagaaaaagagttcaGACAAAAATCAGCTGAAGTAAGATCAACTGAAGCATCCCACCACGTATACAAGCATCAAGTTCTGCAGCAACCAGGCATATCGGTATAGCAACACAACCTCAAGGTTTCCCACTAACCATGCGGCCAGCTCACCTGGAAGCGCATGGTAGTCATAACCAGCAAGACGACTATGACTTGAAGGACACCAGCCCGCAGCTTGGCGAAAGGTGGCCAAATGGTGGAGAGTACGGAGGAAGAGGATGGATGAGCGGTGGTGAAAGATTTACAAGTACTTATGACCTTGTTGAGCAGATGTTTTATCTGTATGTTCGAGTTGTGAAAGCCAAAGACCTCCCTCCCAGCTCCATTACCGGAAGCCTTGATCCTTACGTGGAAGTAAAGCTGGGGAATTACAAGGGAAGAACAAAGCATTTCGAGAGGAAAATGAATCCAGATTGGAACCAGGTGTTTGCTTTCTCAAAAGATCGAATCCAGTCATCGGTAGTGGAAGTTTTTGTCAAAGATAAAGAGATGATTGGAAGAGATGATTTTATTGGAAGGGTGGTTCTTGACTTGAATGAGGTTCCGACCAGAGTTCCACCTGACAGCCCGCTCGCTTCTCAGTGGTACAGGCTGGAGCACCGCCGCGGGGAAGGAAAGGTTAGGGGTGAGATCATGCTTGCAGTCTGGATGGGAACACAGGCTGATGAAGCCTTTCCGGATGCATGGCATACGGATGCTGCAGCTGTCTATGGAGAGGGTGTGTTAAATATTCGATCCAAGGTATACGTATCACCAAAACTTTGGTACCTGAGGGTGAATGTGATTGAAGCTCAGGATGTGCTGCCTAACGACAGAAGTCGCCTCCCAGAAGTCTTTGTCAAAGCTCAGGTTGGGAACCAAGTGCTCAGAACCAAGCTATGCCCAACTCGAACTGCAAATCCATTGTGGAATGAAGATTTAGTCTTTGTTGCAGCTGAGCCTTTTGAGGAGCAGCTGGTTGTGACAGTTGAGGATCGAGTCCACCCCTTGAAAGACGAGGTGTTGGGTAAGATAAGCATGCCAATTGATGCGTTTGAGAAGCGGCTTGACCACAGGCCAGTTCACTCCCGCTGGTTCAATCTCGAGAAGTATGGTTTTGGTGTGTTGGAGCCTGATAGGAGGAATGAGCTCAAGTTTTCTAGTAGAATTCACCTGAGAGTTTGTCTTGAAGGTGGATACCATGTGCTAGATGAATCGACCATGTATATAAGTGATCAGAGGCCAACGGCAAGGCAGCTTTGGAAGCAGCCTGTTGGGATTTTGGAAGTTGGCATTCTAAGTGCACAAGGGCTTCTTCCAATGAAGATGAAGGACGGCCGAGGGAGCACAGACCCTTACTGTGTGGTTAGGTATGGCCAGAAATGGGTCCGTTCCAGAACAATTCTCGACACATTTAGTCCTAAGTGGAATGAGCAATACACATGGGAAGTGTACGATCCGTGCACTGTGATCACATTGGGAGTTTTTGACAACTGCCACCTAGGTGGAAGTGAGAAGCAACCACCAACTGCAGGCAACGGAGAGATTCTCGAATTGGAAAGGTGCGTATTCGACTATCAACTCTTGAAGCTCATCGGATGTATACACATTCGTATCCTCTCCTTGTTCTACAGCCTAATGGAGTAAAGAAAATGGGCGAACTCCAACTCGCTGTTCGATTCACAACCCTCTCCATAGCTAACATGATATATGTTTATGGGCACCCCTTGTTGCCAAAAATGCATTACTTGCATCCTTTCACAGTGAACCAAGTCGATAATCTACGATACCAAGCAATGAATATCGTAGCAGTGAGACTTGGCAGAGCTGAGCCGCCTCTGAGAAAAGAAGTGGTGGAGTACATGCTAGATGTTGATTCCCACATGTGGAGTATGAGGAGAAGCAAGGCCAACTTCTTCAGAATTATGTCATTGCTTTCTGGTATGTTTTCCATGAGCCGGTGGTTTGCTGATGTGTGCAACTGGAAGAACGGCGTCACCACTGTTCTTGTTCACATTCTCTTTCTGATACTGATCTGGTATCCAGAGTTGATACTTCCAACTCTTTTTGTCTACATGTTCCTCATCGGAATGTGGAACTACAGGTTCAGGCCTAGATATCCTCCTCATATGGATATCAAGCTTTCATGGGCAGAGACGGTTCACCCAGACGAGCTTGATGAAGAGTTTGACACATTTCCGAGCTCTAGACCCCACGATATAGTTCGAATGAGGTACGACAGGATCAGAAGTGTAGCGGGGAGGATACAGACAGTTGTCGGTGACATAGCAACGCAAGGGGAGAGATTTCAGTCGCTACTCAGCTGGAGAGACCCGAGAGCAACCAGCCTTTTCATAGTGTTCTGCCTTTGTGCGGCTGTGGTGCTTTTCGTGACTCCGTTCAGGGTGGTTTCTTTGGTTGCAGGGTTGTACAACCTGAGGCACCCCAAATTCCGGAGCAAGCTGCCTTCCGCACCACGCAATTTCTTCAAAAGACTGCCCGCTCAGACCGACAGCTTACTCTGAAACTACTTGTGACAAGTCCTGTGCAAACCGTAACCAGATTATGTTCATCTGACCTTTCCTTTCTCTGAGTTTGAATAAATGCCCTGTTTTATGCTGATGCTGCTGTTTTCGAATGTGTTGGCTACTGGCCTACCATACGGATGACTATATAACTAAACAAATAGACCTAAACGGATAAGTGGTCATTGCGATGACAGGGTGGGTAGTCAGAAGATAGCACTTGTGCTAAAAAAAACGGATTTAAATCATTGTGATGAAGTCGGATAGGAATTAGACTCAAAATCAAAAGTCCTGTTATCTCTTCGTTAGCTCCTGTTAGTCATGGCTCCACACTCAACAACCAAGCTTCCTCATAGCTTTTCAGCTCATGTCGCACGACATGGATGTGAATTTCGTGAAAATAAAGATCATAGGTTCAAGCTTCTCCtttaatttaaaggaaaaaataacTTCGCACAACTAGAGATCTGAAGTAACATCTGATTAGATGTCAATTacaaatcaaacttaaaaagtaccaccactgaGATCGAGTTCAAACAAAAATGGAACGTTTGTAGGATAGGAAAGCAAAATCTAATACTTTCAAGCTTCTTCTCTAAAATACAAGCTCATGAGGCTTCATGCCTTGCTTGAGAGAGAACCTTGCAGCCAAATAAGTCTTCAAATCTGCAATTTTGTCTATGCAATTAACCAAGGGTGTATCAACAGCCTTCTGGTCTTCTTTTTTCTCCTGGGGAAGTACATTTTTGTCCTACAATTTGAAGAAAGAAGTCAAAAGGTTATaacacaacaacaaaaagaCAGACACATGAATTGCCATCCACAGTATACACTCAAAATACAGAAGACAAACACCCAACCTCCTTTTCCGCTTCAAAGAATTCgccttctcccttcttctttttcttctgaaCTTCCTTTGCAAAATACTTGTCATCAAATTTATCAACATTAACCCCAGAGATGTCAATCTTAGTTGAAGTTCCAATAACGTAAGATTGGTTCACACGTCTTAGAGGAACACCGTTAATCTTGAATGGTcctgaaaggaaaagaaagaacagtGGGAAACACTCCAATGAAGTTAAATGGCACACAGGGAatatgaagaagaaaagaagaaaaaaaccttTACAAACTACCAATCCCGATCACCAACATACACAACCAAGGTGCTCTCTTGAACTGACATTAAACACACTAACAAAACTAATCACTTTAATCAATGTAAACAATGACCTATTTCCATGTAAACGACCATAGCTTCATCAAATTGTAAGAAGTACATGTTCACGAGCATGTTTTCCCTTGTAATATATTTGAATCGTTTGAAATAACACACGATATTACGCAATATACCACACCATATACCGTCGTGGAAGAGATTTTGTGAAATAACGCAAAAGTATCACGATAGTCTAAAAAATCGTTCGAATTCTGCGTGATATTCCACGATATGGCACAATATACCACACCGAATGCCTTGTGATCCTATTGCTACAATAATCACCACATTCATTGATTCAATGACTATACTACTGGTTTATAATGCATTAATGTGAACTTATATGTGTTTTGGTGCAAGTATAtatatctaaactacctattaacaaaatcctctttgtcaaccaataTCGGGTGAAAGGACAATTTGGACTTCTATCACTAAACAAAATCACGGGTAGTAATGTAATTttgcacaaaccaaattatttttttattccctCACCCACATGTCATCATAGCATttctcaaattaaaaaaaaaaaatcaaaataaaaaactccCCGCATGGGCTCTCACTATCCCTTTCCAACTTCTCTCCAACTTATCTCTTCcatataaaaagattttaaaagaaaaaactaataaTATGAAAGAGATAGAAGTTGGCAAGAAatgtgaaagaaagaaagagagagagaaaaaacgagggttatttttatttttaattttttaaattagagacaTGCTTTGATGACATGTGGGtgtgggaagaaaaaaaaaacaacaaaattttttGTGCGAAATTACTTTAATGCCCATGATTTTCTTTTCagatattttctttcaattatgcATGAAAGAGTATAGAAGTATTTTCCTCGgtttttagttgacaaagagtGTTTTATTGATAGGtagtgtgtgtgggtgtgtgtgtattattCATATACTATTTTACGCAATGCAAGTCTCGAATAGCTTACACGAAACCTCCCACCCAACCCCTTACGCGATGCGATTTCTAGTACTGGTATATTAAACCAAGTATCATCTCAAAAAATGAAATCAACCAGCAGAACAACTGACACAATCATTAAGAACTAATAAATCAACCAGATCAATTTGGTACCAAGAACTGAAGCAGATGAACAAAGATTCACTCCCTGTTATTTTTCTTGCACCAATATCATTAAAGTTTAGAAGAAAAGCCCAATTAAGGAGAACAATAACTTACCAGTGACCAAAAGCAAGCCAGACGAAAGCTGCTTCAAAAACACAACTCTCTTCCCCTTGAACCTCCCAGCAAGAATAATTAACACAGTTCCAGGAGTAATGCTAGCCCTATAcattacaaagaaaagaaaatgtcaaCAGATTATTAATGGTTTATAgaagaaaatacaaaaagatTACTAGAAACCATAAACTTCTCAGTTATATGAGGCCTAAACAAACCAATTCCAAATTGAAGCAAACaccgaaaaagaaaataaaacatttcCATCCCAAAATTTGTACATGATTGGTCCTGAAAAGAATACGTGATCCAATTTCTACTCTCCATATCGTAACTTCTCTCTATATTGTAACTCATAAGAAAGTAAATATTTTTCTCAAATCCCTAACCAATAGGAGCTCAAATTCATATCATCACTTTCTAATTTCTATGTTCCCAATTTCTTATCCTCAACACTGAAATGGGTATTGAAAACCATAAACAAAATCCTAAAAACAGAACCTTAAAATGAATGCACGCATGTTGATACATTACATCTCAACATTTCAGCTGCACATCTTCGGAAATGGAAAGCCTAACATGACGCAAGGCAATAATAATCATGTGTATACAAAATCCCACCTATCACTCACTTTCAGACcgattttttggtatttttctgGCAAAAAATAAAGAGTGGCCATTCCAAAATCTACAAATTAACTAGATAAAAAGTTacacaatttataaaataatcacaCATTTCCTCAGAACACACTCACAAAAGCACATATATTTCTCAGAATCCAAACACATTAAGACAACAATTCAACACATTTTCTCATCAGTCAACagccaaaaagaaaacaaaaatacacaGAATCTATAGATACAAAGACAGAGAACAGGGATGGATAAGTACCTAAGTTTTGTGGGCTTGGGCTTGCGCTTGTTGACGAGAGGCTTCTTGACATCGTCGGCGGGGTAAAACTTGGGCGGCTTGACAGCCGGGGCGTCGGCGGCGGGCTTCTTTTCATGGCAGGGGAAAACACCGCCGTTCTTGGCCTTGATAGCCCAAAGCCCTCGCTTGTGGTACATCTTGGACCTCGAGTATTTCCCAATCCCTCTGATCAGATCTGGGTTTCTGGTCACCTTTGGAGTCCTCTGCTTCGGCGCCATCGCTAACACGCGGAGGTGAAGGtacgttctctctctcttctatcACTCGCTTGCCGTCTCTGATAGGCGCGGCCACAAAACACAGTGGGAAAGAAACTTGGGGGTATATATATGGGCCGAACCCTTCAAAACCCTTGACCTACTCTGTAACTATCACTTTTTACACTGCCATTGGCACATACGGAAAAATGAGGGGTTGGCCTAAAAACCATCAAACCGAAAAATCGAATCGAACCGTGATATAAAAAAATATCGAAAAAAATCACgttgataaaaaaaagttaaaatcagaataaaaaccaaatcaaatcgTTTCAAACGGTTTCGGTTTGgaaatattaaaaaccaaatgaaccaaaccaaactgcttttaatataaattattgttttattattatttttatataaataagacATTTTTTCAAGAAAACTATGTGCATAAGCCCAATTTTCACTTCTCTCCCCCTCCTTTGTCGTTTTATCACTTTTCTTCCTCTACATTATTTTTCTCCATTCTTTTCCAGTATATTATGCAttatgtacattttagttttagtttaagaTCTACACTTTGGTCTTGATATGAGCCTTTCTatcttttgatttatatttatatacacaTTTTCTATCTTCCGATCACTAATCTTGTAGATCTAGTAGTGGAAACtcaaatttacttaaatttgtggttgaaatatgtgtttggtattacaaatagaaaaattagaaacatatatataattttggttaGAACCATAAACCGGCAGGAACCATCATGAACTGAATCGTACGGTT is from Pyrus communis chromosome 10, drPyrComm1.1, whole genome shotgun sequence and encodes:
- the LOC137746632 gene encoding large ribosomal subunit protein eL6z-like, whose translation is MAPKQRTPKVTRNPDLIRGIGKYSRSKMYHKRGLWAIKAKNGGVFPCHEKKPAADAPAVKPPKFYPADDVKKPLVNKRKPKPTKLRASITPGTVLIILAGRFKGKRVVFLKQLSSGLLLVTGPFKINGVPLRRVNQSYVIGTSTKIDISGVNVDKFDDKYFAKEVQKKKKKGEGEFFEAEKEDKNVLPQEKKEDQKAVDTPLVNCIDKIADLKTYLAARFSLKQGMKPHELVF